DNA from Pirellulaceae bacterium:
CAGGACTAGACCAACCAGACGCAAGATCCAGGTCAGCATGCGGTTCTCCGCCTGAGCATCTTCGAACATAACCTCAGCCGACACAGTGCCGGACTCTAGGCGCTGAAAAGACTTCCCATTCGAGGCCTGCCAGGCCTGAAAGGTATTCCCAACTTGTTGAGAAATCAGCGAAACGTCCTGAGGAAGCACGACTTTAAAGGTAACACGCACATCACCAATCTGAGGACTAGACGGATTAGCGCCCATGTAATACCCATTGGCATGAAGCGTAAGCTTGGACTGTAGGTCCTGCTGAATTTTGGACAGCGTTTCTTGTGTCGCATTCATCGGTTGAGCATTAGTGATCTGACCAAGCAGCCCCGAGTTTAATGTGAACGCACCAATGGTCGCTTTGGTGGCGGTCAAGGTCTCTGAACTATACGGCATGCTGCCAGGGTTGACCTGTTTTGATGGGTCTCTGAAATTGCTGGAGTCGATCACAGACGAAGACCAAACCTGTGAATAGCTGGGCGTCTCCACCGTTTCGGTTCCTCCACCCAACTTCTTCTTCTCTTCTTTAGTTATGGTCTCTTCGACTTGGTACATCTCAACCGTTCGCATTAACTTCAGCGCGGTAGCCGAGATACCAAAGATGCTATCTGAAAGGGTATCTTCCGTGGTGGCCAGTCCTGAGAGGTGCACGAGTTTGGAGTCATTGCCTGGCGACACGGTATCTGCTGATACACTAACAACAGCCCCGGCTCCCTCTTTGAGCATTTTGTAGGTCTTTACAGCGCGGCCTTCGTTCCACCAAAGCATCATGATCATAACAAAGACCAAAATGATTCCAAAAATGACACCTTTGATTGCGCCACCAAGACGGCTGAACCAGGATTGAGAGCTTACCGTGGAAAAATCAGACATGCGACTAATCCTTATAGCAGGTCAATGGAGATTACTTATTCGTCAAAGGGACGATTATTCAGCGGTGAAGCGGAGAAAGTCAAGGAACCAACTCTTATAAAATTCGACCGATATTACAAGGGTCTGGATTCGGTGCTCGCTGAGCTCTTCTGGCACCACACATGAAGCCCGATCATCAGAATGACACACAGCATATAGGTCGCAAAAAAGTCAGGGGCAGCCAGGAGC
Protein-coding regions in this window:
- a CDS encoding TMEM43 family protein; this encodes MSDFSTVSSQSWFSRLGGAIKGVIFGIILVFVMIMMLWWNEGRAVKTYKMLKEGAGAVVSVSADTVSPGNDSKLVHLSGLATTEDTLSDSIFGISATALKLMRTVEMYQVEETITKEEKKKLGGGTETVETPSYSQVWSSSVIDSSNFRDPSKQVNPGSMPYSSETLTATKATIGAFTLNSGLLGQITNAQPMNATQETLSKIQQDLQSKLTLHANGYYMGANPSSPQIGDVRVTFKVVLPQDVSLISQQVGNTFQAWQASNGKSFQRLESGTVSAEVMFEDAQAENRMLTWILRLVGLVLIAVGIGMIFRPLSVAADVLPFLGSLLEVGVGIIAFLGSLCITMLVISMAWIFYRPLIGIPLLLISVGSIVALFVMKNKKAVAA